A stretch of the Neptunomonas phycophila genome encodes the following:
- a CDS encoding TRAP transporter substrate-binding protein, which translates to MRLLTAAVTSIALAIGAQVATAAPIEIKFSHVVAENTPKGQMAIKFKELVAERLAGKAEVEVYPNSQLFGDGKELEAMLLGDIQFIAPSLSKFQKYTSSLQVFDLPFLFKNMEAVEKFQQSEAGQKMLMSMEDKGLIGLGYLHNGLKQLSASEPLRVPSDAAGKKFRIMTSDVLQAQFEAVEAVPLKKPFSEVFTLLQTKAIDGQENTWSNIYSKKFFEVQPYITESNHGVLDYLVVTSTEFWMDLDEDIRAELKKALDEAIAYGNEIAAKKGDEDRQAIIDSNRSEIIELTDAERQQWVDAMKPVWKQFESDIGADLIEAAVSSNN; encoded by the coding sequence ATGCGTTTATTGACTGCCGCTGTGACTTCAATCGCTCTGGCTATCGGTGCACAGGTTGCTACCGCTGCTCCAATCGAGATCAAATTTTCTCATGTTGTTGCAGAAAACACCCCTAAAGGTCAGATGGCTATCAAATTTAAAGAATTGGTAGCAGAACGTTTGGCAGGCAAAGCAGAAGTAGAAGTTTACCCAAACTCTCAGCTTTTCGGTGACGGTAAAGAGTTAGAAGCCATGTTATTAGGCGATATTCAGTTTATCGCTCCATCGCTGTCTAAGTTCCAAAAATATACTTCTTCTTTGCAAGTTTTTGACCTACCATTTTTGTTTAAAAACATGGAAGCGGTAGAAAAGTTCCAGCAAAGCGAAGCAGGCCAAAAAATGCTAATGTCCATGGAAGACAAGGGCTTGATCGGCCTTGGCTACCTGCACAATGGCTTGAAGCAGCTTTCAGCGAGTGAGCCATTACGAGTTCCTTCTGATGCCGCTGGTAAAAAATTCCGTATTATGACATCTGATGTGCTTCAGGCGCAGTTTGAAGCAGTTGAAGCTGTACCATTGAAAAAGCCTTTCTCTGAAGTATTTACGTTGCTTCAAACAAAAGCAATCGATGGCCAAGAGAACACATGGTCTAACATCTACTCTAAAAAATTCTTCGAAGTTCAGCCATACATCACAGAATCTAATCACGGTGTTTTGGATTACTTAGTTGTCACTTCAACTGAGTTTTGGATGGATTTGGATGAAGATATTCGTGCTGAATTGAAAAAAGCACTGGATGAGGCCATCGCTTACGGTAATGAAATAGCAGCGAAGAAAGGCGATGAAGATCGTCAAGCGATCATTGACTCTAACCGCTCAGAAATCATTGAGTTGACCGATGCTGAACGTCAGCAATGGGTTGACGCGATGAAGCCGGTTTGGAAACAGTTTGAGTCTGATATCGGTGCTGACTTAATCGAAGCGGCGGTTTCTTCAAACAACTAA
- a CDS encoding TRAP transporter small permease has product MLKKIIGQAEEAFISLLLVSMTLLVFVEVVARFGFNTGIHWSQELTLILAGWFVLFGASYGVKVGAHIGVDVFVKLLPKKAYRALTLLAIVLCLVYCGLFLAGSWVYVSKMYKIGIELEDIPLPRWMPMTVLLIGLVLLVIRFLQLGWKVITGEADGFHMADEAKESLELAKELQESDDAGELYSTNKGSK; this is encoded by the coding sequence ATGCTTAAAAAAATAATAGGGCAAGCAGAAGAGGCGTTTATATCGCTACTTCTTGTCTCGATGACATTGCTGGTGTTTGTCGAGGTAGTCGCCCGTTTTGGTTTTAATACGGGTATCCACTGGTCTCAAGAGCTAACGCTGATCCTTGCGGGTTGGTTTGTACTTTTTGGGGCCTCTTATGGTGTAAAGGTTGGTGCGCACATTGGTGTTGATGTGTTCGTTAAGCTACTTCCTAAAAAAGCGTATCGTGCATTAACGCTATTAGCGATCGTTTTATGCCTTGTTTACTGCGGCCTGTTCCTAGCTGGCTCATGGGTCTATGTGTCTAAAATGTACAAAATTGGTATTGAATTAGAAGATATTCCCCTTCCTCGTTGGATGCCGATGACCGTCTTGTTAATTGGTCTGGTATTACTAGTAATTCGTTTTTTACAGTTAGGTTGGAAAGTTATCACCGGCGAAGCCGATGGCTTCCACATGGCGGATGAAGCGAAAGAGTCGCTTGAACTTGCAAAAGAGCTACAAGAATCTGACGATGCGGGTGAGCTGTATTCTACTAATAAGGGGAGCAAATAA